From the Kitasatospora viridis genome, one window contains:
- a CDS encoding class I SAM-dependent methyltransferase: MVEGQREHWERTYDEHPEMYGPEPSEPAVHAAEAFRAAGAREVLELGAGHGRDALYLARAGFSVTAADFSPVGLNQLADAAAHDGLSGRLRTVAHDVRTPLPLADSSVDAVFAHMLLCMALRTAELHALTAEVRRVLRPGGSFVYTVRHTGDAHYGAGTGHGDDIWEHGGFAVHFFPRELVDALAEGWDLREVQPFEEGALPRRLWRVTMSRESNQGLV, encoded by the coding sequence ATGGTCGAGGGACAGCGGGAGCACTGGGAACGGACGTACGACGAGCATCCGGAGATGTACGGGCCGGAGCCGTCCGAGCCGGCGGTGCACGCGGCCGAGGCGTTCCGTGCGGCTGGTGCCCGCGAGGTGTTGGAGTTGGGGGCCGGGCACGGGCGGGATGCGCTGTACCTGGCCCGGGCCGGGTTCTCGGTGACCGCTGCCGACTTCAGTCCCGTCGGGCTCAACCAGCTCGCCGATGCCGCGGCGCATGACGGGTTGTCGGGTCGGCTGCGCACCGTGGCGCACGATGTGCGCACGCCGCTTCCGCTGGCCGATTCCTCGGTGGACGCCGTCTTCGCGCACATGCTGCTCTGCATGGCGCTGCGCACCGCGGAGTTGCACGCGCTGACCGCCGAGGTGCGCCGGGTGCTGCGGCCGGGCGGCAGCTTCGTCTACACCGTGCGCCACACCGGCGACGCCCACTACGGCGCGGGCACCGGCCACGGGGACGACATCTGGGAGCACGGCGGCTTCGCCGTGCACTTCTTCCCGCGCGAACTGGTGGACGCCCTGGCCGAGGGCTGGGACCTGCGGGAGGTCCAGCCGTTCGAGGAGGGCGCCCTGCCGCGCCGGCTGTGGCGGGTCACGATGTCGCGCGAGTCGAACCAGGGTCTGGTCTGA
- a CDS encoding Ig domain-containing protein has protein sequence MLRNRARLLRRSRRTLMVGLTAAMAVTGLAFSPLSAIADPHPALHATAQANAEPGTPVSTPASGGPHKAYAFKPGAAKAGPAAAKASTKTGGKVTPQLADGADPGNGNDGDGYVANEYDAPMTYKGGEDSAGVMTGPPKVYLVLWGSQWGTQSTNSSGDLVASGDPDGAAPYQQDFFKGLGSSGDGWSAVLTQYCEGIQAGSMQCPANAAHIQYPQAGSVLAGVWLDNSAAAPAAATEPQLGAEAAAAAQHFGNTTEAQNRNVQYVIDSAQGADPDKWKEIGYCAWHDFERTSFGSISYTNMPYQPDVAGCGANWFGENTPRGLLDGYGIIGGHEYAETLTDPNTPGGWTDVTGQEVADKCAWIPKGSNGGLFFENLSTGSFPLQTLWSNTDHLCQSSDPIVTGPTLTLSVMCDRTDTPGQPVDIGAAAADSSGAAVSYSATGLPSGLSINSGTGVISGTSSGTNGWQRITVNATDAGGRTASTGFWENVTGGAGGCNSGPEQLIDPGFENGSADVDHTVMTDAWGPSGYNIITPSSLHAAHSGQWYAWLGQSGSAADDSINTSLNTYPGYRSANFSFWLDTESTNTSGSNPDTLQLIAYSQYDGHELGVVKSWSSQGAQAGYQQQSVDLTPFIQQVGWGTTISLKLVSHETSATPGTAFLIDDASAHEN, from the coding sequence GTGCTCAGAAATCGAGCCCGCCTGCTGCGGCGCAGCAGGCGAACGCTCATGGTCGGCCTGACGGCCGCCATGGCAGTGACCGGCCTCGCCTTCAGCCCGCTGTCGGCGATCGCCGACCCGCACCCCGCGCTCCACGCGACCGCGCAGGCGAACGCCGAACCGGGCACCCCCGTCAGCACCCCCGCCTCGGGCGGCCCGCACAAGGCGTACGCCTTCAAGCCGGGCGCGGCGAAGGCCGGTCCGGCCGCCGCCAAGGCCTCCACCAAGACCGGCGGCAAGGTCACCCCGCAGCTGGCCGACGGCGCCGACCCGGGCAACGGCAACGACGGTGACGGCTACGTCGCCAACGAGTACGACGCGCCGATGACCTACAAGGGCGGCGAGGACTCGGCCGGTGTGATGACCGGTCCGCCGAAGGTCTACCTGGTGCTGTGGGGGTCCCAGTGGGGCACCCAGAGCACCAACTCCAGCGGTGACCTGGTCGCTTCGGGCGACCCGGACGGCGCGGCCCCGTACCAGCAGGACTTCTTCAAGGGCCTGGGCTCCTCCGGCGACGGCTGGAGCGCGGTGCTGACCCAGTACTGCGAGGGCATCCAGGCCGGCAGCATGCAGTGCCCGGCGAACGCCGCGCACATCCAGTACCCGCAGGCCGGCAGCGTGCTGGCCGGCGTCTGGCTGGACAACAGCGCCGCCGCCCCGGCGGCGGCCACCGAGCCGCAGCTCGGTGCCGAGGCGGCGGCCGCGGCGCAGCACTTCGGCAACACCACCGAGGCGCAGAACCGCAACGTGCAGTACGTGATCGACTCCGCCCAGGGAGCCGACCCGGACAAGTGGAAGGAGATCGGCTACTGCGCCTGGCACGACTTCGAGCGCACCTCGTTCGGTTCGATCTCCTACACCAACATGCCCTACCAGCCCGACGTGGCCGGCTGCGGCGCCAACTGGTTCGGTGAGAACACCCCGCGCGGTCTGCTGGACGGCTACGGCATCATCGGCGGCCACGAGTACGCCGAGACGCTGACCGACCCGAACACCCCGGGCGGCTGGACCGACGTCACCGGCCAGGAGGTCGCGGACAAGTGCGCCTGGATCCCCAAGGGTTCCAACGGCGGCCTGTTCTTCGAGAACCTCTCCACCGGCTCCTTCCCGCTGCAGACCCTGTGGTCCAACACCGACCACCTCTGCCAGTCCTCGGACCCGATCGTCACCGGCCCCACCCTCACCCTGAGCGTGATGTGCGACCGCACCGACACCCCCGGCCAGCCGGTGGACATCGGCGCGGCGGCGGCTGACAGCTCCGGTGCCGCGGTCAGCTACAGCGCGACCGGCCTGCCGAGCGGCCTGAGCATCAACTCCGGCACCGGCGTCATCTCCGGCACCAGCTCGGGCACCAACGGCTGGCAGCGGATCACCGTGAACGCCACCGACGCGGGCGGACGAACGGCCAGCACCGGGTTCTGGGAGAACGTCACCGGCGGTGCCGGCGGCTGCAACAGCGGCCCCGAGCAGCTGATCGACCCGGGCTTCGAGAACGGCTCGGCCGACGTCGACCACACCGTGATGACCGACGCCTGGGGCCCCTCCGGCTACAACATCATCACCCCGTCGAGCCTGCACGCCGCCCACTCCGGGCAGTGGTACGCCTGGCTCGGCCAGTCCGGCAGCGCGGCCGACGACTCGATCAACACCTCGCTGAACACCTACCCGGGCTACCGCAGCGCCAACTTCTCGTTCTGGCTGGACACCGAGTCCACCAACACCTCGGGGAGCAACCCGGACACCCTGCAGCTGATCGCGTACTCGCAGTACGACGGCCACGAGCTCGGTGTGGTGAAGAGCTGGAGCAGCCAGGGCGCCCAGGCCGGCTACCAGCAGCAGTCGGTCGACCTGACCCCCTTCATCCAGCAGGTCGGCTGGGGCACCACGATCAGCCTGAAGCTGGTCTCGCACGAGACCTCCGCCACCCCCGGCACCGCCTTCCTGATCGACGACGCCTCGGCGCACGAGAACTGA
- the lysA gene encoding diaminopimelate decarboxylase, whose translation MTTVATTGPSAAAAPTATASTAGTPTAPGSPWPASTRTRPGGDLAVGGVGLAEAADRFGTPLYLLDEQELRARARAYRAALPHAEVHYAAKAFLCSAVANWVEEEGLGLDVCSVGELQLAAAAGFPPQRMLLHGNAKSPEELRLALRLRVGRIVIDGLAEIPRLAALTVADEPQRVLVRVLPGVAAGHHAAVRTGVAGQKFGFPIEGGDAAEAVRRVLAQPGLRLAGLHCHLGSQITDPEPFLAAIDRITALLAGIRDEHGVELPELDLGGGHGVAYLPGDPELDLAEYARLVTARLAAACAAHGLRVPRLLVEPGRAVVGPAGVALYRVLAVKHGTDGRVFAAVDGGMSDNPRPALYGSRYTARLVGRASHAEPVPIDVVGRHCEAGDVLVPGAHLPADLRPGDLLAVPVAGAYQLSMASTYNLVGRPALIAVRDGRARQLLRRETVEDFLRREVGR comes from the coding sequence ATGACCACCGTCGCCACCACCGGGCCGAGCGCCGCCGCCGCACCGACCGCCACCGCGTCGACCGCCGGGACGCCCACCGCCCCCGGCTCGCCCTGGCCGGCCTCCACCCGCACCCGGCCCGGCGGCGACCTCGCGGTCGGCGGGGTCGGCCTGGCGGAGGCCGCCGACCGGTTCGGCACCCCGCTCTACCTGCTCGACGAGCAGGAGCTGCGCGCCCGGGCGCGGGCCTACCGCGCCGCCCTGCCGCACGCCGAAGTGCACTACGCCGCCAAGGCCTTCCTGTGCAGCGCGGTGGCGAACTGGGTCGAGGAGGAGGGGCTCGGGCTGGACGTCTGCTCGGTCGGCGAGCTCCAACTGGCCGCCGCGGCCGGGTTCCCGCCGCAGCGGATGCTGCTGCACGGCAACGCCAAGAGCCCCGAGGAGCTGCGGCTGGCGCTGCGGCTGCGAGTCGGACGGATCGTCATCGACGGGCTGGCCGAGATCCCCCGGCTCGCCGCGCTGACCGTGGCGGACGAGCCGCAGCGGGTGCTGGTGCGGGTGCTGCCCGGTGTCGCGGCCGGACACCACGCGGCGGTGCGGACCGGGGTGGCCGGGCAGAAGTTCGGCTTCCCGATCGAGGGCGGCGACGCGGCCGAGGCGGTCCGCCGGGTGCTGGCCCAGCCCGGGCTGCGGCTGGCGGGGCTGCACTGCCACCTGGGCTCGCAGATCACCGATCCCGAGCCGTTCCTGGCCGCGATCGACCGGATCACCGCCCTGCTGGCCGGCATCCGGGACGAGCACGGGGTCGAGCTGCCGGAGCTGGACCTCGGCGGCGGCCACGGCGTGGCCTACCTGCCCGGCGACCCCGAGTTGGACCTGGCGGAGTACGCCCGCCTGGTCACCGCCCGGTTGGCGGCCGCCTGTGCGGCGCACGGGCTGCGGGTGCCGCGGCTGCTGGTCGAGCCCGGGCGTGCGGTGGTCGGGCCGGCCGGGGTGGCGCTGTACCGGGTGCTGGCGGTCAAGCACGGGACGGACGGGCGGGTGTTCGCGGCGGTGGACGGCGGGATGAGCGACAACCCGCGCCCGGCGCTCTACGGCTCCCGGTACACGGCGCGCCTGGTCGGCCGCGCCTCGCACGCGGAGCCGGTGCCGATCGACGTGGTCGGCCGCCACTGCGAGGCGGGCGACGTGCTGGTGCCCGGCGCCCACCTCCCCGCCGACCTGCGCCCCGGCGACCTGCTCGCCGTTCCGGTGGCCGGCGCCTACCAGCTCTCGATGGCCTCCACCTACAACCTGGTCGGCCGGCCCGCGCTGATCGCGGTGCGCGACGGCCGGGCCCGCCAACTGCTGCGCCGCGAAACGGTGGAGGACTTCCTGCGCCGCGAAGTCGGCCGCTGA
- a CDS encoding NRAMP family divalent metal transporter, with protein sequence MTDITTKTDLTAGVPAPRAAVLDDAHIGDIKGALGTIRLDDDAPRKGLSAKLKTLLAIVGPGLIVMVGDNDAGAFSTYGQAGQNYGTSLLWTLLLLVPVLYVNQEMVLRLGAVTGVGHARLILERFGRFWGAFSVIDLFLLNALTLVTEFIGVTLAAGYLGLPKVASVVLAAAIIIASAFTGSFRRFERIAVALCAGSLLLVPIYFMVHPKSSQMGHDFVVPNMPGGTGQLATVMLLIISIVGTTVAPWQLFFQQSYVIDKRITPRFMKYEKVDLWIGIVIVVVGAAAMMGFAAAAFAGTDGFGQFSDAAGVARGLEAHAGKLVGVLFAIALLDASIIGAFAVSLSTAYAIGDVFGIKHSLHRGIGGAKGFYAVYAGLVCAAAGIVLVASDHTLGLLTQGVQVLAGVLLPSASVFLLLLCNDRQVLGPWTNGPKTNAFTSAVVGVLVTLSIILTASVLFPDISSGAILDIMAGCGVVGVLAAGFAFTRKRTATKEDPIDRTGRDTWRMPPLETLTMPVMSTGRKIGMGALRGYLFIAMILVVIKLVQSALAH encoded by the coding sequence ATGACCGACATCACCACCAAGACCGACCTCACCGCCGGGGTTCCGGCACCCCGCGCCGCCGTTCTGGACGACGCGCACATCGGTGACATCAAGGGTGCTCTGGGCACCATTCGTTTGGACGACGACGCTCCGCGCAAGGGGTTGTCGGCGAAGTTGAAGACGTTGCTGGCCATTGTGGGGCCGGGCCTGATCGTGATGGTCGGGGACAACGACGCGGGTGCGTTCTCGACGTACGGTCAGGCGGGGCAGAACTACGGCACGAGCCTGCTGTGGACGCTGCTGCTGCTGGTTCCGGTGCTGTACGTGAACCAGGAGATGGTGCTGCGCCTGGGTGCGGTGACCGGGGTGGGGCACGCCCGGCTGATCCTGGAGCGGTTCGGGAGGTTCTGGGGCGCGTTCAGTGTGATCGACCTGTTCCTGTTGAACGCGTTGACGCTGGTGACGGAGTTCATCGGGGTGACGCTGGCGGCGGGGTACCTGGGGCTGCCGAAGGTGGCGTCGGTGGTGCTGGCGGCGGCGATCATCATCGCGTCGGCGTTCACGGGTTCGTTCCGGCGGTTCGAGCGGATCGCGGTGGCGCTGTGCGCGGGTTCGCTGCTGCTGGTCCCGATCTACTTCATGGTGCACCCGAAGAGCTCGCAGATGGGCCACGACTTCGTGGTGCCCAACATGCCGGGCGGTACGGGGCAGTTGGCGACGGTGATGCTGCTGATCATCTCGATCGTGGGTACGACGGTGGCGCCGTGGCAGCTGTTCTTCCAGCAGAGCTACGTGATCGACAAGCGGATCACGCCGCGGTTCATGAAGTACGAGAAGGTCGATCTGTGGATCGGCATCGTGATCGTGGTCGTGGGTGCGGCGGCGATGATGGGGTTCGCGGCGGCGGCGTTCGCGGGCACGGACGGGTTCGGGCAGTTCTCGGACGCGGCCGGGGTGGCCAGGGGGTTGGAGGCGCACGCGGGCAAGCTGGTGGGTGTGCTGTTCGCGATCGCGCTGCTGGACGCCTCGATCATCGGTGCGTTCGCGGTGTCGCTGTCGACGGCTTATGCGATCGGTGACGTGTTCGGGATCAAGCACTCGCTGCACCGGGGGATCGGTGGGGCGAAGGGGTTCTACGCGGTGTACGCGGGTCTGGTGTGTGCGGCGGCGGGGATCGTGCTGGTGGCCTCGGACCACACGCTGGGTCTGTTGACGCAGGGTGTGCAGGTGTTGGCGGGGGTGTTGCTGCCGTCGGCGTCGGTGTTCCTGCTGCTGCTGTGCAACGACCGTCAGGTGCTGGGGCCGTGGACGAACGGGCCGAAGACGAACGCGTTCACGTCCGCGGTGGTGGGTGTGCTGGTGACGCTGTCGATCATCTTGACCGCGTCGGTGCTGTTCCCGGACATCTCCTCGGGCGCGATCCTGGACATCATGGCCGGCTGCGGTGTGGTGGGTGTGCTGGCGGCGGGCTTCGCCTTCACCCGCAAGCGCACCGCGACCAAGGAGGACCCGATCGACCGTACCGGCCGGGACACTTGGCGGATGCCGCCGCTGGAGACGCTGACGATGCCGGTGATGTCGACGGGTCGCAAGATCGGCATGGGCGCCCTGCGCGGGTACCTGTTCATCGCGATGATCCTGGTCGTCATCAAGCTGGTGCAGTCCGCCCTCGCCCACTGA
- a CDS encoding Na+/H+ antiporter: MRAVGTVLLLVVLATSVATGARRWRIPAPSLLVLAGLAVALVPGTPALHIAPETIGLVVLPPLLHASAEELSLRDLRTVWRPVTGLALGLVLASAAAVAGLAAWLTPLPLPTAFVLGAVLASTDPVAVSALGRRLALPGRVQVLVQAESLFNDATSLVLFRVAVTVAVASSAFSWGGAVGEFLLLAGGGSLIGAAVAAVVTQIRRRTTDPVLETVIALVTPYGAYVLAEGAHTSGVTAVVVAGVLLGRSGHRLTDARIRLQLHAVQAVVIFLLESVVFSLVGLELPTMVRELPAGTGLWPLQALVVAAALVALRVLWMLPLSTALRPSGGRPSWRIAGVVSWAGTRGVMPLAAALSIPLTAADGAALPGRPLVLVLTTAVVVFTLVVQGLSLAPLVTRSGLALEPEHTLREEQQARASLAHAGLEHLDALAELESTPEHLLDRVRRSLQARLHHAEDTAEPDASAPTLLAYRDLRREVIEVQSAELHRLYDTHRISDTTRRQLQRDLDLEEAALGTV; this comes from the coding sequence ATGCGCGCGGTCGGAACTGTCCTGCTCCTGGTGGTGCTGGCGACGAGTGTGGCGACCGGCGCCCGGCGATGGCGGATCCCCGCCCCCTCCCTGCTCGTGCTGGCCGGCCTCGCCGTCGCGCTGGTGCCCGGCACCCCCGCACTGCACATCGCGCCCGAGACCATCGGCCTGGTGGTGCTGCCGCCGCTGCTGCACGCCTCCGCCGAGGAGCTCTCGCTGCGCGACCTGCGCACCGTCTGGCGCCCCGTCACCGGGCTCGCGCTCGGCCTGGTGCTGGCCTCGGCGGCCGCCGTGGCCGGGCTGGCCGCCTGGCTCACCCCGCTGCCGCTGCCGACCGCCTTCGTGCTCGGCGCGGTGCTCGCCTCCACCGACCCGGTCGCGGTCAGCGCGCTCGGCCGCCGGCTCGCGCTGCCCGGCCGGGTGCAGGTGCTGGTGCAGGCCGAGAGCCTGTTCAACGACGCCACCTCGCTGGTGCTCTTCCGGGTCGCGGTCACCGTCGCGGTGGCCTCCTCCGCGTTCAGCTGGGGCGGCGCGGTCGGCGAGTTCCTGCTGCTGGCCGGCGGCGGCAGCCTGATCGGCGCGGCGGTGGCCGCGGTCGTCACCCAGATCCGCCGGCGCACCACCGACCCGGTGCTGGAGACCGTGATCGCCCTGGTCACCCCGTACGGCGCGTACGTGCTGGCGGAGGGCGCGCACACCTCGGGCGTGACCGCCGTGGTGGTCGCCGGGGTGCTGCTCGGCCGCTCCGGCCACCGGCTCACCGACGCCCGGATCCGGCTCCAGCTGCACGCCGTCCAGGCCGTGGTGATCTTCCTGCTGGAGAGCGTGGTGTTCAGCCTGGTCGGCCTGGAACTGCCCACCATGGTCCGCGAGTTGCCCGCCGGCACCGGCCTCTGGCCGCTCCAGGCACTGGTCGTGGCGGCGGCCCTGGTCGCCCTGCGGGTGCTCTGGATGCTGCCGCTGTCCACCGCGCTGCGCCCCAGCGGCGGGCGGCCCTCCTGGCGGATAGCCGGCGTGGTCAGCTGGGCCGGCACCCGGGGCGTGATGCCGCTGGCCGCCGCCCTGTCCATCCCGCTGACCGCCGCCGACGGCGCCGCCCTGCCCGGCCGGCCGCTGGTCCTGGTGCTCACCACCGCCGTCGTCGTCTTCACCCTGGTGGTGCAGGGGCTGAGCCTGGCCCCACTGGTCACCCGCTCCGGCCTCGCCCTCGAACCCGAGCACACCCTGCGCGAGGAGCAGCAGGCCCGCGCCAGCCTGGCCCACGCCGGCCTCGAACACCTCGACGCCCTCGCCGAGTTGGAATCCACCCCGGAACACCTCCTGGACCGCGTGCGACGCAGCCTCCAGGCCCGCCTGCACCACGCCGAGGACACCGCCGAACCCGACGCCTCCGCCCCCACCCTCCTCGCCTACCGCGACCTGCGCCGCGAGGTCATCGAGGTGCAGAGCGCCGAACTCCACCGCCTCTACGACACGCACCGGATCAGCGACACCACCCGCCGCCAACTCCAGCGCGACCTGGACCTGGAGGAGGCGGCGCTGGGGACGGTGTGA
- a CDS encoding pseudouridine-5'-phosphate glycosidase, with product MTQQSFRCSPAVRYSPEVRAALDDGRPVLALESTIIAHGLPRPRNLAVALELEELAREHGAVPATVAVLDGQPRIGLDRAGLDRIANQDGLRKLAQRDLPLAVATGASGATTVSATAFLAARAGLRVFATGGLGGVHRDWVTSQDESADLPLLARTRITVVCAGVKSILDVPATLERMETLGIAVAGYRTDEFPGFYLTSSGHPLGWRVDDPHTVVAAMRAQDALDGPPGALVVANPVPPAQQLDPALHDQVVADGLAAAELKGITGQAVTPFLLAHLVGHTGSASLEANLAAVRGNVRLGARIATAWAATDRTAPLRTAG from the coding sequence ATGACGCAACAGTCCTTCCGGTGCTCCCCAGCGGTCCGGTACTCCCCCGAGGTCCGGGCCGCCCTCGACGACGGCCGCCCGGTGCTCGCCCTGGAGTCCACGATCATCGCGCACGGCCTGCCGCGGCCGCGCAACCTCGCCGTCGCGCTCGAACTGGAGGAACTGGCCCGCGAACACGGCGCCGTGCCCGCGACCGTCGCCGTCCTGGACGGGCAGCCGCGGATCGGCCTGGACCGGGCCGGGCTCGACCGGATCGCGAACCAGGACGGACTGCGCAAGCTCGCCCAGCGCGACCTCCCGCTCGCCGTGGCCACCGGGGCGAGCGGCGCGACCACCGTCTCCGCCACCGCCTTCCTGGCCGCCCGGGCCGGACTTCGGGTCTTCGCCACCGGCGGGCTCGGCGGGGTGCACCGGGACTGGGTGACCAGCCAGGACGAGTCCGCCGACCTGCCGCTGCTCGCCCGCACCCGGATCACCGTGGTCTGCGCCGGCGTCAAGTCCATCCTCGACGTGCCCGCCACCCTGGAGCGGATGGAGACCCTGGGCATCGCGGTGGCCGGCTACCGCACCGACGAGTTCCCCGGCTTCTACCTGACCTCCTCCGGCCACCCGCTCGGCTGGCGGGTCGACGACCCGCACACGGTGGTCGCCGCGATGCGGGCGCAGGACGCGCTGGACGGCCCGCCGGGCGCCCTGGTGGTGGCCAACCCGGTGCCGCCCGCACAGCAGTTGGACCCCGCGCTGCACGACCAGGTGGTGGCCGACGGCCTGGCCGCCGCCGAGCTGAAGGGGATCACCGGCCAGGCCGTCACCCCGTTCCTGCTCGCCCACCTGGTCGGCCACACCGGCAGCGCCTCGCTGGAGGCCAACCTGGCGGCGGTGCGCGGCAACGTGCGGCTCGGCGCCCGGATCGCCACCGCCTGGGCCGCCACCGACCGGACCGCCCCCCTGCGGACCGCCGGGTGA
- a CDS encoding carbohydrate kinase family protein — protein sequence MKPLLVIGDVVTDIVARHRAPLAAQTDTAARISVQPGGSAGNTAAWAVSSGCREVRLLARVGADSADWHRSALTAAGVSAHLVVDQRLSTGVVIALVDSAAERSFVTDGGAAAALCTADWLPGLLAGAGLLHLSGYLFFPPAGRELARLAIHEARAAGVPVCVDPASTGFLTELGTASFWATAADVDLLLPNLAEARLLSGEQDPEAAARALSHRVGTAVVKLGPDGAVAARDGAVIARAPGTAARAVDSTGAGDAFAGGYLTALLAGADQQRALAAGCLAGARAVEVVGGRPERF from the coding sequence GTGAAGCCGCTGCTGGTGATCGGCGACGTGGTCACCGACATCGTGGCCCGCCACCGCGCCCCGCTCGCCGCGCAGACCGACACTGCCGCCCGGATCTCCGTGCAGCCCGGCGGATCGGCCGGCAACACCGCTGCCTGGGCAGTCAGTTCGGGCTGCCGGGAGGTGCGGCTACTGGCCCGGGTGGGCGCCGACTCGGCCGACTGGCACCGCTCGGCGCTGACCGCCGCCGGGGTCTCGGCCCACCTGGTGGTGGACCAGCGGCTCTCCACCGGCGTGGTGATCGCCCTGGTGGACTCCGCCGCCGAGCGCAGCTTCGTCACCGACGGCGGGGCCGCCGCCGCGCTCTGCACCGCCGACTGGCTGCCCGGACTGCTCGCCGGGGCCGGCCTGCTGCACCTCTCCGGCTACCTGTTCTTCCCGCCCGCCGGACGGGAGTTGGCCCGCCTCGCGATCCACGAGGCACGGGCGGCCGGGGTGCCGGTCTGCGTGGATCCGGCCTCCACCGGCTTCCTGACCGAGCTCGGGACGGCGTCCTTCTGGGCCACCGCGGCCGACGTCGACCTGCTGCTGCCCAACCTGGCCGAGGCCCGGCTGCTCAGCGGCGAGCAGGACCCGGAGGCGGCGGCGCGGGCGCTCAGCCACCGGGTCGGCACGGCCGTGGTCAAGCTCGGCCCGGACGGCGCGGTCGCCGCCCGGGACGGCGCGGTGATCGCCCGGGCACCCGGCACGGCGGCCCGGGCGGTGGACAGCACCGGCGCGGGCGACGCCTTCGCCGGCGGCTACCTGACCGCGCTGCTCGCGGGCGCCGACCAGCAGCGGGCGCTGGCGGCCGGGTGCCTGGCCGGCGCCCGGGCGGTCGAGGTGGTCGGCGGTCGGCCCGAGCGGTTCTGA
- a CDS encoding winged helix-turn-helix domain-containing protein — MAIRYPRLDVVFSANHPDVPRTELPGLVVDVDQRTVLVDGRPIELPFLEFELLAHLVASPLRVHSRGQLMEAIWGRPDNGDTRTIATHIARIRRKLGPGHRDAIATVRQVGYKYDPRLVQAAA, encoded by the coding sequence ATGGCCATCCGCTACCCCCGACTCGACGTCGTCTTCTCGGCGAACCACCCCGACGTTCCCCGGACCGAGCTGCCCGGCCTGGTGGTCGACGTCGACCAGCGCACCGTCCTGGTGGACGGGCGCCCGATAGAGCTGCCGTTCCTGGAGTTCGAACTGCTCGCCCACCTGGTGGCCAGCCCGCTGCGGGTGCACTCCCGCGGCCAGCTGATGGAGGCGATCTGGGGCCGCCCCGACAACGGCGACACCCGCACCATCGCCACCCACATCGCCCGGATCCGCCGCAAGCTCGGCCCGGGCCACCGGGACGCGATCGCGACGGTCCGTCAGGTCGGCTACAAGTACGACCCGCGCCTCGTGCAGGCGGCGGCCTAG